In Drosophila santomea strain STO CAGO 1482 chromosome 2L, Prin_Dsan_1.1, whole genome shotgun sequence, a single window of DNA contains:
- the LOC120458625 gene encoding glutathione S-transferase 1 — protein MSKPTLYYALFSPPARACILVAKIIGLDLDLKPVDFAKKEHLSEEFVKLNPQHQVPVFVDSDGEVYVDSHAIVSFLVAKYSGDDQLYPRDLKRRAHIDHRMHYENGVLFQVVKDIVARNIYGGEGEYNPRSLTLCHNAYSDLEHFLEKGSFVVGNELSVADVSIHTTVVTLDLLIPVDREKYPKTKGWMERMDKLLPDNEEINLKGARALQTRILSCMAENKLKNQ, from the exons ATGTCGAAGCCAACGCTGTACTACGCCCTTTTTAGCCCTCCGGCCAGGGCTTGCATCCTGGTGGCCAAAATTATTGGCCTGGACCTGGACCTCAA ACCCGTCGACTTCGCTAAGAAGGAACACCTGAGCGAGGAATTTGTCAAG CTAAACCCCCAACACCAGGTCCCCGTGTTTGTGGACAGCGATGGCGAGGTCTACGTGGACAGTCACGCCATCGTGTCCTTCCTGGTGGCCAAGTACTCCGGAGATGACCAACTCTACCCGCGGGATCTGAAAAGGAGAGCCCATATTGACCATCGCATGCACTACGAGAACGGAGTGCTGTTCCAGGTGGTAAAGGACATTGTGGCTCGGAACATTTACGGTGGAGAGGGGGAATACAACCCCCGATCTTTGACCCTCTGCCACAATGCGTACTCCGACTTGGAGCACTTTCTGGAGAAGGGAAGTTTCGTTGTGGGCAACGAACTAAGCGTTGCCGACGTGTCCATCCATACCACTGTGGTGACCTTGGATCTGCTCATACCAGTCGACCGGGAGAAGTACCCGAAGACTAAAGGATGGATGGAACGCATGGATAAGTTGTTGCCCGACAACGAGGAGATCAACCTTAAGGGTGCGCGGGCACTGCAGACCCGCATCCTAAGCTGCATGGCCgagaacaaattaaaaaaccaGTAG